Proteins encoded by one window of Cellvibrio sp. KY-GH-1:
- the rpsJ gene encoding 30S ribosomal protein S10 — protein MQNQRIRIRLKAFDHKLIDASTQEIVETAKRTGAQVRGPIPLPTRKERFTVLISPHVNKDARDQYEIRTHKRLLDIVEPTEKTVDALMKLDLAAGVEVQISLG, from the coding sequence ATGCAGAATCAACGCATTAGAATTCGCCTGAAGGCTTTTGATCACAAGCTTATTGACGCCTCAACTCAAGAGATCGTCGAAACAGCAAAGCGTACAGGTGCTCAAGTGCGCGGTCCGATTCCGCTGCCGACTCGTAAAGAGCGCTTCACTGTATTGATTTCCCCGCACGTTAATAAAGACGCGCGTGATCAATACGAGATCCGTACACATAAGCGTTTGCTGGATATTGTTGAGCCTACTGAAAAAACTGTTGATGCACTTATGAAGCTGGATCTGGCTGCTGGTGTTGAAGTTCAAATTAGTCTCGGCTAA
- the rplD gene encoding 50S ribosomal protein L4 — translation MELNIVSPGGTQGTVSVSEVAFGREFNQDLVHQAVVAYLAGARQGTKAQKTRAEVSGGGKKPWRQKGTGRARAGTIRSPIWRGGGATFAAKPRNFEQKLNKKMYRAALQCILAELNRQERLIVVESFDVDAPKTKALVQKLAQFNLTEALIVTEEMSENLFLASRNLHKIGVIDVQGVDPVSLIGFDKVVVTVPALKKFEEILG, via the coding sequence ATGGAATTAAATATTGTTAGTCCTGGCGGCACACAGGGTACTGTTTCAGTATCTGAAGTGGCGTTCGGTAGAGAGTTTAACCAAGACTTGGTTCACCAAGCGGTAGTTGCCTATTTGGCAGGTGCTCGTCAGGGTACTAAAGCGCAAAAAACTCGCGCTGAAGTGTCTGGCGGTGGCAAAAAGCCTTGGCGTCAAAAAGGTACTGGCCGCGCTCGTGCTGGTACTATTCGCAGCCCAATCTGGCGTGGCGGTGGTGCGACTTTCGCAGCTAAGCCTCGTAATTTCGAACAAAAGCTGAACAAGAAAATGTACCGTGCTGCATTGCAGTGCATTCTGGCTGAGTTGAATCGCCAGGAGCGTTTGATTGTTGTTGAAAGCTTTGATGTTGATGCACCAAAAACTAAAGCATTGGTGCAAAAGCTGGCGCAATTTAACTTGACTGAAGCGTTGATCGTTACTGAAGAGATGAGTGAAAACCTGTTTCTTGCTTCACGCAATCTGCACAAAATCGGTGTGATTGATGTGCAAGGTGTTGACCCGGTAAGTCTGATTGGCTTCGATAAAGTTGTTGTCACTGTTCCTGCTCTGAAAAAATTTGAGGAGATCCTGGGATGA
- the rplC gene encoding 50S ribosomal protein L3, whose amino-acid sequence MTIGIVGRKSGMTRVFTDDGVSIPVSVIEVAPNRITQVKSVEVDGYAAVQVTVGSRRASRVTKSEAGHFAKANVEAGHASYELRNDAQEAFEVGASITVESFSAGQIIDVTGTSKGKGFAGTVKRWNFGMQDATHGNSRSHRVPGSNGQCQSPGRVFKNKKMSGHLGAERVTVQNLEIVRVDAERNLILVKGAIPGAPGGDVIVRPAVKARSNG is encoded by the coding sequence ATGACGATTGGTATTGTCGGCCGCAAAAGCGGTATGACTCGTGTATTTACCGATGATGGTGTTTCCATCCCTGTTTCTGTGATTGAGGTTGCTCCTAATCGCATTACTCAGGTTAAGAGCGTCGAAGTTGATGGTTACGCTGCTGTGCAAGTGACTGTTGGCTCTCGTCGTGCCTCCCGTGTTACCAAGTCAGAAGCTGGTCACTTTGCCAAGGCAAATGTTGAGGCTGGTCATGCTTCATATGAATTGCGTAACGATGCTCAAGAAGCATTCGAAGTAGGTGCATCGATCACTGTAGAGTCTTTCTCCGCAGGTCAAATTATCGATGTTACCGGTACCTCCAAAGGTAAAGGTTTCGCTGGTACTGTTAAGCGTTGGAACTTCGGTATGCAAGATGCCACTCACGGCAACTCTCGCTCACACCGCGTTCCTGGCTCGAATGGCCAGTGTCAATCTCCCGGTCGCGTATTCAAAAACAAGAAAATGTCTGGTCACTTGGGTGCTGAGCGTGTAACCGTCCAGAATCTCGAGATCGTTCGCGTTGATGCTGAGCGTAACCTGATTCTTGTTAAGGGTGCTATTCCTGGTGCTCCAGGTGGCGACGTTATTGTGCGTCCTGCTGTTAAAGCGCGCTCTAACGGTTAA
- the rplW gene encoding 50S ribosomal protein L23, protein MNQERIYKVLLGPVVSEKSAAAGESGNQVVFKVLADANKLEIKAAVQALFNAKVESVRVLNVKGKTKRTRYGIGKRSDWKKAYVRLEQGQEIDFAVAE, encoded by the coding sequence ATGAACCAAGAACGCATTTATAAAGTGTTGCTAGGTCCAGTGGTGTCTGAGAAGTCAGCAGCAGCTGGTGAGTCTGGTAATCAAGTGGTTTTCAAAGTATTGGCTGATGCTAATAAGTTGGAAATTAAAGCCGCGGTTCAAGCACTGTTCAACGCCAAAGTTGAGTCTGTACGTGTATTGAACGTTAAGGGTAAAACCAAGCGTACACGCTACGGTATCGGTAAAAGATCCGACTGGAAAAAAGCGTATGTTCGTCTTGAGCAAGGTCAAGAAATCGACTTTGCGGTAGCTGAGTAA
- the tuf gene encoding elongation factor Tu: protein MAKEKFERNKPHVNVGTIGHVDHGKTTLTAALTKVCAESWGGSFVAYDGIDNAPEEKARGITINTSHVEYDSPTRHYAHVDCPGHADYVKNMITGAAQMDGAILVCGATDGPMPQTREHILLSRQVGVPYIVVFLNKADLLAEDCGGVGTDEYNEMLELVEMELRELLSTYDFPGDDTPIIAGSALMALNGQDDNGLGTSAVRKLVESLDSYIPEPVRAIDQPFLMPVEDVFSISGRGTVVTGRVERGIVKVGEEISIVGLKDTQKTTCTGVEMFRKLLDEGRAGENVGVLLRGTKRDDVERGQVLCKPNSVTPHTKFEAEVYVLSKEEGGRHTPFFKGYRPQFYFRTTDVTGAVELPEGVEMVMPGDNIKMVVTLIHPIAMEDGLRFAIREGGRTVGAGVVAKIIQ, encoded by the coding sequence GTGGCTAAAGAAAAGTTTGAACGTAACAAGCCCCACGTCAACGTGGGCACCATCGGTCACGTTGACCATGGTAAAACCACTCTGACCGCAGCTTTGACCAAAGTGTGTGCAGAGAGCTGGGGCGGTAGCTTCGTAGCTTATGACGGTATCGATAATGCACCGGAAGAAAAAGCTCGTGGTATTACCATTAACACTTCTCACGTAGAGTATGACTCTCCAACTCGCCACTACGCACACGTTGACTGCCCAGGCCACGCCGACTATGTGAAGAACATGATTACCGGTGCTGCTCAGATGGACGGTGCGATTCTGGTGTGTGGTGCGACCGATGGTCCAATGCCGCAAACCCGTGAGCACATCCTGCTGTCTCGCCAAGTGGGTGTTCCTTACATTGTGGTGTTCCTGAACAAGGCTGACCTGCTGGCTGAAGACTGCGGCGGTGTAGGCACTGACGAATACAACGAAATGCTGGAATTGGTAGAGATGGAATTGCGTGAGCTTCTGTCTACTTACGACTTCCCAGGTGACGATACTCCAATCATTGCAGGTTCTGCATTGATGGCGTTGAACGGCCAGGACGACAACGGTCTGGGTACTTCCGCTGTGCGTAAGCTGGTTGAGTCTCTGGATAGCTACATTCCAGAGCCAGTACGTGCAATCGATCAGCCATTCCTGATGCCAGTAGAAGACGTATTCTCTATCTCTGGTCGTGGTACTGTGGTAACTGGTCGTGTAGAGCGCGGCATTGTTAAAGTTGGCGAAGAGATTTCAATCGTTGGCTTGAAAGACACTCAAAAAACCACCTGTACTGGTGTTGAAATGTTCCGCAAGTTGCTCGACGAAGGTCGTGCTGGTGAGAACGTTGGTGTTCTGTTGCGCGGTACTAAGCGCGATGACGTTGAGCGTGGTCAGGTTCTGTGTAAGCCGAACTCTGTAACTCCGCACACCAAGTTTGAAGCGGAAGTGTACGTTCTGTCCAAAGAAGAAGGTGGTCGTCACACTCCATTCTTCAAGGGCTATCGTCCACAGTTCTACTTCCGTACTACTGACGTAACTGGTGCAGTAGAGTTGCCGGAAGGTGTAGAAATGGTTATGCCAGGTGACAACATCAAGATGGTTGTTACCCTGATTCACCCAATCGCGATGGAAGACGGTCTGCGTTTTGCTATCCGTGAAGGTGGTCGTACTGTTGGTGCTGGCGTTGTTGCCAAAATCATTCAGTAA
- the fusA gene encoding elongation factor G, translating to MARKTPIARYRNIGICAHVDAGKTTTTERVLFYTGLSHKIGEVHDGAATTDWMVQEQERGITITSAAITTFWKGMAGQFDEHRVNVIDTPGHVDFTIEVERSLRVLDGAVVVLCGSSGVQPQTETVWRQANKYEVPRIVFVNKMDRTGASYLRVIEQLKTRLGANPVPLQMTIGAEDQFKGVVDLVKMQAIIWSEADQGMTFEYQSIPADLLAQCEKMREQIVEAAAESSEELMEKYLGGEELSEIEIKAGIRARTLAGEVIPVIGGSAFKNKGVQAMLDAVIEYLPSPTEVKAIEGVLEDGETVAERHANDDDPFSALAFKIATDPFVGSLTFIRVYSGMLSSGDAVYNSVKGRRERVGRMVQMHANQRSEIKEVLAGDIAAVIGLKDVTTGDTLCDQNNIIVLERMDFPEPVIHVAVEPKTKADQEKMGVALSKLAQEDPSFRVKTDEETGQTIIGGMGELHLDIIVDRMRREFSVEANIGKPQVAYREAIRNKCEIEGKFVRQSGGRGQYGHCWIRFEPGADESAEGLEFVNEIVGGVVPKEYVPAIQKGIAEQMQNGVLAGYPLLGLKATVFDGSYHDVDSSEMAFKIAASMATKKLAQQGGAVLLEPIMKVEVVTPEENMGDVVGDLNRRRGMILGMDESVSGKVVNAEVPLAEMFGYATSLRSATQGRATYTMEFLKYQEASRNVAEEIIAKGKMIRDYE from the coding sequence GTGGCGCGTAAAACTCCCATAGCACGCTACCGCAATATTGGTATTTGTGCGCACGTGGATGCTGGTAAAACTACCACCACTGAGCGCGTTCTTTTTTATACCGGTTTGTCGCATAAAATTGGCGAAGTGCATGATGGCGCTGCCACCACCGATTGGATGGTGCAGGAGCAGGAGCGTGGCATCACTATTACATCTGCTGCTATTACTACCTTCTGGAAAGGTATGGCCGGCCAATTCGACGAGCATCGCGTTAACGTAATTGATACTCCCGGTCACGTAGACTTCACCATTGAAGTGGAGCGCTCTTTGCGCGTGCTTGATGGGGCGGTGGTTGTGCTCTGCGGCTCTTCGGGTGTTCAGCCTCAAACTGAAACGGTCTGGCGTCAGGCCAATAAATACGAAGTTCCACGCATTGTGTTTGTTAACAAGATGGATCGCACTGGTGCGAGTTACTTGCGTGTTATCGAGCAGCTCAAAACCCGTTTGGGTGCCAATCCAGTTCCCCTGCAAATGACGATTGGTGCTGAAGACCAATTTAAGGGGGTTGTTGATCTTGTAAAAATGCAGGCCATTATTTGGAGTGAGGCTGATCAAGGAATGACTTTTGAATACCAGTCAATTCCAGCTGATTTGTTGGCGCAGTGTGAAAAAATGCGCGAACAAATAGTTGAGGCTGCGGCTGAGTCATCAGAAGAGTTGATGGAAAAGTATCTCGGTGGCGAAGAATTGTCTGAGATAGAAATAAAGGCGGGCATTCGTGCGCGTACTTTGGCTGGTGAGGTTATACCGGTTATTGGCGGCTCTGCGTTCAAGAATAAGGGTGTCCAGGCGATGCTGGATGCTGTGATTGAATACCTGCCATCCCCTACTGAGGTTAAGGCTATCGAGGGGGTGTTGGAAGATGGTGAAACGGTTGCTGAGCGTCATGCAAATGACGACGATCCATTTTCAGCGTTGGCCTTTAAGATTGCTACTGACCCTTTTGTGGGAAGCTTGACCTTTATTCGTGTTTATTCGGGCATGTTGAGTTCCGGGGATGCGGTATATAACTCGGTTAAGGGGCGTCGCGAGCGTGTTGGTCGTATGGTGCAGATGCATGCAAACCAGCGCTCGGAAATTAAAGAGGTTTTGGCGGGCGATATTGCCGCGGTTATCGGCCTGAAGGATGTGACTACAGGTGATACCCTGTGCGATCAAAACAATATTATTGTGCTGGAGCGCATGGATTTTCCGGAGCCGGTAATTCATGTTGCGGTGGAGCCAAAGACCAAGGCTGATCAAGAAAAAATGGGCGTTGCTCTGAGTAAACTGGCTCAGGAGGACCCTTCGTTTCGTGTTAAAACTGATGAAGAGACTGGTCAGACCATTATTGGCGGCATGGGTGAGTTGCACCTGGATATTATCGTCGATCGTATGCGTCGCGAATTTAGCGTTGAGGCGAATATTGGTAAGCCACAGGTGGCTTACCGCGAGGCTATTCGCAACAAGTGTGAAATCGAGGGCAAGTTTGTTCGTCAGTCGGGTGGCCGTGGTCAGTACGGTCACTGTTGGATTCGTTTCGAACCGGGTGCAGACGAAAGTGCTGAGGGCCTCGAGTTTGTAAACGAAATCGTTGGTGGTGTTGTCCCCAAAGAATATGTACCTGCTATCCAGAAGGGTATTGCCGAACAAATGCAAAATGGCGTTTTGGCCGGTTACCCGCTGCTTGGCCTGAAGGCAACTGTCTTTGATGGTTCGTACCACGACGTTGACTCGTCAGAAATGGCGTTTAAAATCGCGGCGTCTATGGCGACCAAGAAGCTGGCCCAGCAGGGTGGTGCGGTTCTGCTAGAGCCCATCATGAAAGTAGAAGTGGTTACCCCGGAAGAGAACATGGGTGATGTTGTTGGTGACTTAAATCGTCGTCGCGGCATGATCCTCGGTATGGATGAAAGTGTGAGCGGCAAGGTCGTTAATGCTGAAGTCCCGCTGGCGGAAATGTTTGGTTATGCGACCTCGTTGCGTTCAGCAACTCAGGGGCGTGCAACCTACACCATGGAATTCCTGAAGTATCAGGAGGCCTCGCGCAATGTCGCTGAAGAGATTATTGCAAAGGGCAAAATGATCCGAGATTACGAATAG